From the Eremothecium cymbalariae DBVPG#7215 chromosome 6, complete sequence genome, one window contains:
- the MSH3 gene encoding mismatch repair protein MSH3 (similar to Ashbya gossypii ADR168C), producing the protein MLHQPTISRFFRSNKKDHVPKKRTEEEEAKLVEVVDSDVDECLTVNSDSKLQSSITTAENSVEENEPEADTFVPINESNLESITTPTTMKAHKFTNYKFNNKDSLNTDKVRKTGFVKRLDEILQKRSMESMLQEDNLEDVSDGKAKAKKQKSNKLTELDQQFKDLKLRNMDKVLVVRVGYKYKFFAEDAVLVSQLLQIKLVPGKLTVNETNPNDIKFKQFAYCTIPDVRLEVHLQRLIHHNLKVGLVEQTETSAVKKNSGKSNSVFSREVTSVFTRATYGINEIFGSKERHVIGDSTSIWGLVCDVQTIQTNYYLISVNLNSGEVFYDEFKDEKYVNESLETRITYLNPSEVVTQEPLNPIITKVFSNINPDVRFIVEDTTDADKETLGKVEFEFDTKGKIYVAATLVHKYLSTFNNQELLQFKGNYKTFSSKTQMTLSSNAFESLDIFINNTSKDSKGSLLWLLDHTRTPFGFRLLKNWISKPLIDVAEINKRLDAVECISSEIDKIFIESLNNVLRDCQDLERILNRVAYGRTSKREVYLFLRQLAQFASLFKSHHRYIEDHILSENGRIFVGSKLLSSIFAELHNYLMTFPIPKLLSMINVEAALDKKQERGASEYFNLNNYDNAEALLSKLRDIDAVVEELHEELKNIRVVLKRPMMNYQNETDFLIEVRNTQIKSVPSDWVKVNSTKMVSRFRTPVTTKLSAKLQYHKELLENIAEAEYAAFLKRITNEYVGLKSAINKLATYDCILSLAATSVNVDYVRPKFSNQSQYIKVKKARNPIIESLNVNYIPNDVSMSQDGHKIMVITGPNMGGKSSYVRQVALLVIIAQIGCFVPAEYAEFSIFDRIFTRIGAHDNLLRGDSTFKVEMTEVLHILKSSTPRSLLLLDEVGRGTGTHDGISISYAILTYFIELRENCPLVLFITHYTALGNIKSEILSNYHMSFIEEHRPGENWPSVTFLYKLQKGQAHNSYGLNVAKLANVPTSIINRAYQISEKMKKEIELNNEAILLSSVKRLLRTSPIKAPKLTLELVTKFV; encoded by the coding sequence ATGCTCCATCAGCCTACTATTAGCAGATTCTTTAGGTCGAACAAAAAAGATCATGTTCCCAAAAAGAGAACtgaggaagaggaggcCAAGCTGGTTGAGGTTGTGGATTCTGATGTCGATGAATGTTTAACCGTCAATTCAGATTCTAAATTGCAAAGTAGTATCACTACTGCTGAAAATTCTGTGGAGGAAAATGAACCGGAAGCTGACACCTTTGTTCCAATTAATGAGAGTAACTTGGAGTCGATAACAACTCCAACGACGATGAAGGCACACAAATTCACTAATTAcaaattcaataataagGACAGTTTAAATACTGATAAAGTTCGGAAAACTGGATTTGTTAAAAGGCTGGATGagattttacaaaaaaggTCTATGGAATCAATGTTGCAGGAAGATAATCTGGAAGATGTAAGCGATGGCAAGGCAAAGGCGAAGAAGCAGAAATCCAACAAACTGACAGAACTAGACCAACAGTTTAAGGACTTAAAGCTACGCAATATGGATAAAGTTTTGGTCGTTCGGGTTGGGTATAAGTACAAGTTTTTTGCAGAGGATGCTGTTTTGGTGAGTCAACTATTACAGATTAAATTAGTTCCAGGGAAATTAACAGTCAATGAGACGAATCCTAACGATATTAAATTCAAGCAGTTTGCATATTGCACTATTCCTGATGTTAGACTGGAAGTTCACTTACAAAGACTGATACACCATAATTTGAAGGTAGGTTTAGTAGAACAAACAGAAACGTCAGCTGTTAAGAAAAATAGCGGCAAGTCTAATTCTGTCTTTTCAAGAGAAGTGACAAGCGTGTTTACAAGAGCAACATACGGTATCaatgaaatttttggtTCCAAAGAACGTCATGTGATTGGTGATTCTACGTCAATTTGGGGGCTAGTTTGTGATGTCCAAACTATACAAACAAATTATTACCTTATTAGCGTTAATTTGAATAGCGGAGAAGTTTTCTATGATGagtttaaagatgaaaaatatgtAAATGAGTCACTGGAAACACGGATAACGTATCTGAATCCTAGTGAAGTTGTTACGCAGGAACCATTGAATCCGATCATTACTAAAGTGTTTTCTAACATCAATCCCGATGTCAGATTTATAGTCGAAGATACGACTGATGCAGATAAAGAAACGCTGGGAAAAGTGgaatttgaatttgatacCAAAGGAAAGATCTATGTTGCTGCTACCCTTGTGCACAAGTATTTATCCACCTTTAATAATCAGGAATTGCTCCAGTTTAAGGGAAACTATAAAACCTTCAGTTCAAAAACACAAATGACATTATCGTCCAATGCATTTGAGAGtttagatatatttattaacaaTACCTCTAAGGATTCTAAAGGATCTCTATTATGGCTTTTGGATCATACGAGAACGCCTTTTGGATTCAGGCTGTTGAAAAACTGGATATCCAAGCCACTGATTGATGTAGCTGAAATTAACAAAAGGTTAGACGCAGTGGAGTGCATATCTAGTGAGATCgacaaaatttttattgaatCCCTTAATAATGTACTTCGAGATTGTCAGGATTTGGAACGAATTTTAAACAGAGTTGCATATGGACGTACATCAAAGCGTGAAGTCTATTTATTCTTAAGGCAGTTGGCTCAGTTTGCTTCACTCTTCAAATCTCACCACAGGTATATTGAAGATCATATATTATCGGAAAACGGAAGGATATTCGTTGGTTCTAAATTACTTAGTTCCATATTCGCCGAGTTACATAATTATTTGATGACCTTTCCAATACCTAAACTTTTATCGATGATCAATGTTGAGGCAGCGTTGGATAAGAAGCAGGAAAGGGGAGCGTCTGAATACTTTAACTTGAACAATTATGATAACGCCGAAGCtctattatcaaaattGCGTGATATTGATGCTGTTGTGGAAGAGCTGCACGAagagttgaagaatattcgTGTGGTACTAAAACGGCCTATGATGAACTACCAGAATGAAACTGATTTTCTGATTGAGGTTAGAAACACTCAGATAAAATCAGTACCAAGTGATTGGGTTAAAGTAAATAGTACCAAGATGGTCAGTAGATTTCGAACACCTGTAACAACTAAGCTTAGTGCAAAGCTGCAATACCATAAGGAACTATTAGAGAATATAGCAGAGGCTGAATATGCagcatttttgaaaagaatcACCAATGAGTACGTCGGCCTGAAATCTGCAATTAACAAACTTGCAACGTATGACTGTATCCTTTCTTTGGCTGCAACTTCTGTTAATGTTGACTATGTGAGGCCCAAATTTTCTAATCAGTCACAATATATCAAAGTTAAGAAGGCCCGTAACCCAATTATTGAATCTCTGAACGTCAACTACATCCCCAATGATGTATCAATGAGTCAAGATGGGCATAAAATTATGGTTATAACGGGGCCAAACATGGGCGGCAAATCTTCATATGTGCGCCAAGTAGCTCTATTGGTAATTATCGCTCAAATAGGCTGCTTTGTTCCTGCAGAGTATGCagaattttcaatattcGACAGGATATTTACCCGAATTGGCGCTCATGATAACTTATTGCGCGGGGATTCTACGTTTAAGGTAGAGATGACGGAAGTATTacatattttgaaatcttcTACCCCAAGATCATTGCTGTTATTGGATGAGGTTGGTCGTGGCACTGGTACGCATGATGGGATAAGTATATCATATGCAATATTAACTTATTTTATCGAGCTAAGAGAAAATTGCCCATTGGTGTTATTTATCACACATTATACAGCACTTGGAAACATTAAATCTGAAATTTTAAGCAATTATCATATGTCCTTCATTGAGGAACACAGACCTGGAGAAAACTGGCCAAGTGTCACGTTTTTATATAAACTACAGAAGGGCCAGGCTCATAATTCATACGGGCTAAATGTGGCAAAACTTGCAAATGTCCCAACAAGTATCATAAATAGAGCATACCAAATTTCTgagaaaatgaagaaagaaattgagTTGAACAACGAAGCAATTTTACTAAGTTCTGTTAAACGACTTCTACGGACTTCACCAATAAAAGCTCCAAAGCTAACTTTGGAACTTGTCACTAAGTTTGTCTAA